One window of Alkaliphilus metalliredigens QYMF genomic DNA carries:
- a CDS encoding twin-arginine translocase TatA/TatE family subunit: MFGKLGMPELVVILVIALVIFGPAKLPEIGKAFGRGISEFKSHAKKISEDVDEDEK, from the coding sequence ATGTTTGGTAAATTAGGAATGCCTGAATTAGTAGTGATTTTAGTGATTGCTCTTGTGATATTTGGTCCAGCAAAGTTGCCTGAGATTGGTAAAGCCTTCGGAAGAGGGATATCAGAATTTAAAAGTCATGCGAAAAAGATTTCAGAGGATGTAGACGAAGACGAAAAATAA
- the tatC gene encoding twin-arginine translocase subunit TatC has product MEDMRMSLINHLDELRKRVIIISLAIIVGSLVSYAYIDLIIDLIVKPAKNLEFIYLSPPELFLAYVKISLAVGAMIASPIVLVQIWLFIKPGLKKRERKYLLFALFMGIVFFAMGTSFAYFIIIPMTIDFFVKMAVDGIAPLFSFANYISFCSSLLFSFGLVFQLPLLIILLSQLNLVSSKTFKGYRKIFVLLIFIVAAVLTPPDVVSQVLMAGPMILLYEFSVMIAVIIEKRRRKKKK; this is encoded by the coding sequence ATGGAAGACATGCGAATGTCATTGATTAATCATTTAGATGAGCTAAGAAAAAGAGTCATCATCATCAGCTTAGCAATTATCGTGGGTTCTTTAGTGAGTTATGCCTATATTGACTTGATTATCGACCTGATTGTAAAACCAGCAAAGAATCTAGAATTTATTTATTTAAGCCCTCCTGAATTGTTTTTAGCCTACGTAAAAATTTCCTTAGCTGTAGGGGCCATGATTGCCTCACCAATTGTACTCGTACAAATTTGGTTGTTTATAAAACCTGGGCTGAAGAAGAGAGAGCGTAAATATTTACTTTTTGCACTGTTTATGGGAATTGTATTTTTTGCAATGGGAACTAGCTTTGCTTACTTTATTATTATACCTATGACCATTGATTTTTTTGTGAAAATGGCTGTTGATGGGATTGCCCCGTTATTTTCCTTTGCAAACTATATTAGTTTTTGTAGTTCTTTGTTATTTTCATTTGGCTTAGTTTTTCAATTACCCCTATTAATTATATTATTAAGTCAACTGAATCTGGTATCGTCAAAAACCTTCAAAGGCTATAGAAAAATATTTGTGTTACTCATCTTCATTGTGGCAGCAGTGCTAACACCACCAGATGTTGTATCTCAAGTATTGATGGCGGGACCAATGATTTTATTGTATGAATTTAGTGTGATGATAGCTGTGATTATTGAAAAAAGAAGGCGAAAAAAGAAGAAATAA
- the fdhD gene encoding formate dehydrogenase accessory sulfurtransferase FdhD, producing the protein MDYIKTVTIQKVNNQAMESMEDTVVVEYPFTIFINGEEFITLLCSPSGLEYLAVGFLVSEGIIKSKKNIEKVVLDEEKGHAYIDLISKTDFAEKLSGKRTVTTGCGKGTIFYNVLDSLGTHSIKSDMKVKAESILNLSSLLNQNSQLFKETGGVHSCALCSEDEIVMFHEDVGRHNALDKIVGEAFLKEISLEDKILITSGRISSEMIIKTAKRKIPILVSRSAPTDLSVGIAKELDLTLIGFARAKRMNIYHGEDRILIP; encoded by the coding sequence ATGGATTATATTAAAACAGTCACAATTCAAAAGGTCAATAATCAGGCAATGGAATCCATGGAAGATACAGTGGTTGTGGAATACCCTTTTACAATTTTTATAAATGGTGAAGAATTTATTACCTTATTATGCTCTCCAAGTGGACTTGAATATTTAGCCGTAGGATTCTTGGTTTCTGAAGGTATTATCAAGTCAAAGAAGAATATAGAAAAAGTAGTCTTAGACGAAGAAAAAGGCCATGCCTATATTGATTTGATTAGTAAAACCGACTTTGCTGAGAAGCTATCTGGTAAGAGAACAGTGACCACTGGATGTGGAAAGGGTACAATTTTTTATAATGTATTGGATTCATTAGGGACACATTCTATTAAAAGTGATATGAAGGTGAAGGCGGAGTCGATTTTAAACTTATCGAGTCTGTTAAATCAAAACTCCCAGTTATTTAAGGAGACGGGAGGGGTCCATAGTTGTGCTCTTTGTAGTGAAGACGAAATAGTCATGTTCCACGAGGATGTTGGCAGACATAATGCCTTGGACAAAATTGTGGGAGAGGCATTTTTGAAGGAAATTAGTCTAGAGGATAAAATACTGATTACCAGTGGGAGGATTTCTTCAGAAATGATTATCAAAACTGCAAAAAGAAAAATTCCGATCTTAGTATCCCGATCGGCACCAACAGATCTTTCCGTAGGAATTGCAAAGGAGCTGGACCTGACACTCATTGGATTTGCAAGAGCTAAAAGAATGAATATTTACCATGGAGAAGATAGAATCCTAATCCCTTAA
- a CDS encoding polyribonucleotide nucleotidyltransferase, protein MIRTFEMELGGRPFVVELGKVAELAQGSCMIKYGDTFVLVTACASKEPKEGLDFFPLSCDYEEKLYAVGKIPGGFIKRESRPSEKATLTARLIDRPIRPLFPKGYHNDVQVIATVLSVDQDCPPDISAMIGSSIALSVSNIPFMGPTASVSVGMIDGEYIVNPTSEQKELSELELIVSGTKDAVMMIEAGANELTEAQILDAIMFAHEEIKKIVTFIEHIVSEVGKPKSEVIVKETDSELLAEVVSFLDTKLANAIKTVDKTERNENIKAISAEALDYFEEKYEGRSKEVNTILSKQIKVETRKMITSEGIRPDNRKLDEIRPISSEVGILPRTHGTGLFTRGETQVLTVTTLGDLRDAQRIDGLGEEDEKRYMHHYNFPPYSVGETRFMRGPSRREIGHGALVERALKPMIPCKEDFPYAIRLVSEVLACNGSSSQASVCGSTLSLMDAGVPIKGMVAGIAMGLIKEEGQIAILSDIQGMEDALGDMDLKVAGTENGITALQMDIKIAGIDRNIMETALAQAKIGRTHILNKMKEAITSPRTELSAYAPQVTKLKVHPDKVREVIGAGGKVINKIIDETGVKINIENDGTIYIAAPDQESARVALEMIELIVKDPVVGEVYTGKVIKIMDFGAFVEILPGKEGLVHISNLAHERVAKVADVLAEGDLIEVKLMEINPQGKIGLSRKALLPKPEKEAPNKVE, encoded by the coding sequence ATGATAAGAACTTTTGAAATGGAGCTTGGAGGCAGACCTTTTGTTGTTGAACTTGGTAAAGTAGCTGAGCTTGCCCAGGGGTCTTGTATGATTAAATACGGAGATACCTTTGTTTTAGTTACGGCTTGTGCATCTAAGGAGCCTAAGGAAGGACTAGATTTCTTCCCATTGAGCTGTGATTACGAAGAAAAATTATATGCTGTTGGCAAAATACCCGGTGGCTTTATCAAAAGAGAAAGCAGACCTAGTGAAAAAGCAACATTAACTGCTAGGTTAATTGATAGACCCATTAGACCCCTTTTCCCAAAGGGATATCATAATGATGTCCAAGTGATTGCCACTGTTTTATCCGTAGACCAAGATTGTCCCCCTGATATTAGCGCAATGATCGGTTCTTCAATTGCCCTATCTGTCTCTAATATTCCATTTATGGGACCTACGGCTTCTGTTTCAGTTGGTATGATTGACGGTGAATATATTGTAAACCCCACCAGCGAACAAAAAGAACTTAGTGAGCTAGAGCTCATCGTTTCTGGGACCAAGGATGCAGTGATGATGATCGAAGCCGGGGCCAATGAATTAACAGAGGCTCAAATCTTAGATGCCATTATGTTTGCCCATGAAGAAATCAAAAAAATAGTTACTTTTATCGAACACATTGTGTCAGAGGTAGGAAAACCTAAATCTGAAGTCATTGTTAAGGAAACAGACTCGGAGCTCTTGGCCGAGGTTGTAAGCTTCTTAGACACAAAATTAGCAAATGCCATTAAAACCGTTGATAAGACAGAGCGAAATGAAAATATCAAGGCTATTTCCGCTGAAGCCCTGGACTATTTTGAGGAAAAATACGAAGGTCGTTCAAAAGAAGTTAATACGATCCTGTCAAAACAAATTAAAGTAGAAACACGTAAAATGATTACTTCCGAGGGTATTCGCCCGGACAATCGTAAACTAGATGAGATCAGACCCATATCTAGCGAGGTAGGTATCTTACCAAGAACCCATGGTACAGGCTTATTCACCAGGGGTGAAACACAGGTATTAACGGTTACGACCCTAGGGGACTTAAGAGACGCACAACGGATTGATGGTCTCGGTGAAGAAGATGAAAAGCGATATATGCATCATTACAACTTCCCTCCCTATAGTGTTGGGGAGACTCGATTCATGAGGGGTCCAAGCAGAAGAGAAATTGGTCATGGTGCCTTAGTTGAAAGAGCGCTTAAACCAATGATTCCATGCAAAGAGGATTTTCCTTATGCCATTCGACTGGTTTCAGAAGTTCTTGCGTGCAATGGATCTTCTTCCCAGGCAAGTGTTTGTGGTAGCACCCTTTCCTTAATGGATGCCGGTGTGCCAATTAAAGGTATGGTAGCGGGAATCGCCATGGGACTGATTAAAGAGGAAGGCCAAATTGCCATCCTCTCTGACATCCAAGGGATGGAAGACGCCTTAGGAGACATGGACTTAAAGGTAGCAGGTACTGAAAATGGTATTACTGCCCTGCAAATGGATATTAAAATAGCAGGAATCGATAGAAACATTATGGAAACAGCCCTGGCCCAGGCTAAAATTGGAAGAACCCATATTTTAAATAAGATGAAGGAAGCCATTACCAGCCCTAGAACTGAATTATCTGCCTATGCCCCTCAGGTAACTAAGTTAAAAGTTCATCCTGACAAAGTCAGAGAAGTAATCGGTGCCGGTGGCAAGGTCATTAATAAGATTATTGATGAGACTGGTGTTAAGATTAATATTGAAAATGATGGGACAATCTATATCGCGGCACCGGATCAAGAATCTGCTAGAGTGGCATTAGAAATGATCGAACTCATCGTTAAAGACCCTGTTGTAGGCGAAGTGTACACAGGAAAAGTAATCAAAATCATGGATTTTGGTGCCTTCGTAGAAATATTACCGGGCAAAGAAGGATTAGTTCACATCTCTAATCTTGCCCACGAAAGAGTGGCTAAGGTTGCAGATGTCCTTGCTGAGGGTGACCTAATTGAAGTTAAGTTAATGGAGATTAACCCCCAAGGAAAAATAGGCCTATCTCGAAAGGCCTTATTGCCAAAACCAGAAAAAGAAGCTCCAAATAAAGTTGAATAA
- a CDS encoding class I SAM-dependent methyltransferase: protein MEYTGERVIPEMMNPKNGMLIEHIARYQFAKQFCTGRVLDIACGVGYGSEMLIKQNPRIDELIGIDLSEEAIDYAKKHYSFMETSYYVDDALNPNLYQTYGTFDTIISFETIEHFQGDEVFVKNLYNLLKPGGTLVISTPFGKGKHQPCASPFHVYQYKEEEFIEVLKPFSNLTMYHQIDRTIEIPKPDQKYYLMVAVCKKN, encoded by the coding sequence ATGGAATACACAGGAGAAAGAGTGATACCCGAAATGATGAATCCTAAAAATGGCATGTTAATTGAACATATTGCACGATATCAGTTTGCAAAGCAGTTTTGTACAGGAAGAGTTCTAGACATTGCCTGTGGGGTGGGTTATGGCAGCGAAATGCTTATAAAGCAAAATCCTCGTATTGACGAGCTAATAGGCATTGATCTATCGGAGGAAGCGATTGATTATGCAAAAAAACATTATAGCTTTATGGAAACCTCCTACTATGTTGATGATGCATTAAACCCAAACCTCTATCAAACCTATGGAACCTTTGATACCATTATTAGCTTTGAGACCATTGAACACTTCCAGGGAGACGAGGTTTTTGTCAAAAATCTATATAATCTTCTCAAGCCAGGTGGTACCCTGGTTATCTCTACTCCATTTGGCAAGGGTAAACATCAGCCTTGTGCTTCCCCTTTTCATGTTTATCAATATAAAGAGGAAGAATTCATAGAAGTTCTTAAACCTTTCAGCAATTTAACGATGTATCATCAAATTGATCGAACAATAGAAATTCCTAAGCCGGATCAAAAGTATTATCTGATGGTTGCAGTGTGTAAAAAAAACTAG
- a CDS encoding helix-turn-helix domain-containing protein, with translation MDKEYQREDEIMTISEVAKYLKISEVTTYKFVQEGKIQGFKVGRHWRVKRSDLVEFIEKQRRVEPT, from the coding sequence ATGGATAAGGAGTATCAAAGGGAAGATGAGATTATGACCATAAGTGAGGTTGCTAAATATCTGAAAATTAGTGAAGTAACAACCTATAAATTTGTTCAAGAAGGAAAAATACAAGGGTTTAAAGTAGGAAGACATTGGCGAGTGAAAAGAAGTGATTTAGTAGAATTTATTGAAAAGCAAAGACGAGTCGAGCCCACTTAG
- the helD gene encoding RNA polymerase recycling motor HelD, with protein sequence MPVKNHRDYNKEVERLAYTKEYIKETLNATAEYRDLYKDNIKDAMVNLDYLDSSQSYISVLINTKFIEMADRNFDNLKRIKDKPYFARIDFKPNERVEVDKVYIGKTSLMRAEDEVPLIVDWRSPIANIYYEGRIGETSYVAEGGIQEGELLLKRQFTIEDGELKNIMDIDIMTTDTFLQASLEANAEERLKDIASTIQAEQNRVIRADMSLPLIVQGVAGSGKTTIALHRIAYFIYTYEKTFDPENFMIIAPNKLFLNYISEVLPELGVGNVKQTTFIDFMEALVGKKYKMLDANEKLMALIHGEKASEGNKLEWLKWAAAFKGSMEFKELLDHYIRDVEKEYMPKEDFALHGHVIIPKEAIYHMLLQEFNYLPIYKRTDELKKTLRTQLKDFKEKILKETEEDYDNEIENIRCRMEPSEERRQKVLPLIEKRDAELQAIKKDVKTLVNNYIKGFPKKDLFEHYERLMTDVTLIEKYGQTMLPAGGAQYLCQQSKALLDKNKIELEDCAPLVYLKYRIFGFKEKLEINSVVIDEAQDFSLFQFYVLKEILNTNMFTLLGDISQGIHSYRGIQNWEDVIEKVFNERKCNYITLVQSYRTTIEVMNLANSVIAKLMNPGVVLAKPVIRHGEKPEIRAFTEKEALLKNVQEKLQELKGADYKSMAIIGKTKKECQEIKMYLDKHQKIHTRVLDEKEENYDAGIMLVPVHLAKGLEFDAVLIANIEECYQEEELDIKLLYVAMTRALHKLDVFFMKGKIPVLDDTPHELYIK encoded by the coding sequence ATGCCTGTAAAAAATCATCGAGATTACAACAAAGAAGTAGAACGATTAGCATACACGAAAGAATATATCAAGGAGACACTCAATGCCACAGCGGAATATAGAGATCTCTATAAAGATAATATTAAAGATGCCATGGTAAACCTAGACTATCTAGACAGTAGTCAAAGCTATATCAGTGTTTTGATTAATACAAAATTCATAGAGATGGCAGATAGAAATTTTGATAACCTAAAAAGAATTAAGGATAAACCCTACTTTGCTCGAATCGATTTTAAGCCCAATGAAAGAGTAGAAGTGGATAAAGTATATATTGGAAAAACCTCACTGATGCGAGCGGAGGATGAAGTTCCTTTAATTGTGGATTGGCGTTCTCCCATTGCTAACATTTATTATGAAGGGCGGATCGGAGAGACAAGCTATGTAGCAGAGGGTGGTATACAGGAGGGGGAACTTCTTCTTAAAAGGCAATTCACCATTGAAGATGGTGAACTAAAAAATATAATGGATATTGATATTATGACCACAGATACATTTTTACAAGCCTCGTTAGAAGCTAATGCAGAGGAAAGATTAAAGGATATCGCCTCCACCATTCAAGCGGAGCAAAATCGTGTGATTCGAGCTGACATGAGTCTGCCATTGATTGTCCAAGGGGTTGCAGGCAGTGGTAAAACCACCATAGCCCTTCATAGAATCGCTTATTTTATTTATACCTATGAAAAAACCTTTGATCCTGAAAATTTTATGATTATTGCTCCCAATAAACTATTTCTTAATTATATCTCTGAAGTATTACCTGAATTAGGAGTGGGAAATGTAAAGCAAACGACCTTTATAGACTTTATGGAGGCGCTAGTTGGGAAAAAGTATAAAATGCTAGACGCCAATGAAAAATTAATGGCTTTAATTCATGGAGAAAAAGCTTCTGAAGGGAATAAATTAGAATGGTTAAAATGGGCAGCCGCCTTTAAGGGATCTATGGAATTTAAGGAGCTATTGGATCACTATATTAGAGACGTAGAAAAAGAATATATGCCAAAGGAAGATTTTGCACTACATGGACATGTCATTATTCCTAAGGAAGCCATATACCATATGTTATTACAAGAGTTTAATTATCTTCCCATTTATAAACGTACAGATGAACTTAAAAAGACATTAAGAACTCAGTTGAAGGATTTTAAGGAAAAGATTTTAAAGGAAACAGAGGAAGATTACGATAATGAGATTGAAAATATACGGTGTCGGATGGAGCCCTCGGAAGAAAGAAGACAAAAGGTCCTTCCTCTTATAGAAAAACGGGACGCAGAATTACAAGCCATAAAGAAAGATGTAAAAACCCTTGTGAACAACTATATTAAAGGCTTCCCTAAAAAAGATTTATTTGAACATTATGAAAGGCTAATGACTGACGTAACCTTAATAGAAAAATATGGACAAACAATGCTACCCGCTGGAGGAGCTCAGTATTTATGTCAACAATCCAAGGCATTGTTAGACAAAAATAAGATAGAGCTAGAAGATTGTGCACCATTAGTTTATTTAAAATATCGTATATTTGGATTTAAGGAAAAACTCGAAATCAATAGTGTTGTCATAGATGAAGCCCAGGACTTTAGCTTGTTTCAATTTTATGTATTGAAGGAGATTCTAAACACCAATATGTTTACCTTATTAGGGGATATTTCTCAAGGAATTCACTCTTATCGTGGGATACAGAATTGGGAGGATGTAATCGAGAAAGTTTTCAATGAAAGAAAATGTAATTATATAACCTTGGTACAAAGCTATCGAACGACCATTGAAGTCATGAATCTAGCAAATTCAGTGATTGCTAAGCTTATGAATCCTGGTGTTGTCCTGGCTAAGCCGGTAATTAGACATGGAGAAAAGCCTGAGATAAGGGCGTTTACAGAAAAAGAAGCATTATTAAAAAATGTACAAGAAAAGCTGCAGGAACTTAAAGGTGCGGATTATAAATCAATGGCGATTATAGGCAAGACGAAAAAAGAATGCCAAGAAATCAAAATGTATTTAGATAAGCATCAAAAAATTCACACCAGAGTACTAGATGAAAAAGAAGAAAATTATGATGCAGGGATCATGTTAGTACCCGTTCATTTAGCAAAGGGATTAGAGTTTGATGCAGTGTTGATAGCCAATATAGAGGAATGCTATCAAGAAGAGGAGTTAGATATCAAGCTTCTCTATGTTGCCATGACAAGAGCGCTACATAAACTTGATGTATTTTTTATGAAAGGTAAAATCCCTGTTTTAGATGATACCCCTCATGAGTTGTATATAAAATAA
- a CDS encoding polyribonucleotide nucleotidyltransferase — protein sequence MIRTFEMELGGRPFVVELGKVAELAQGSCMIKYGDTFVLVTACASKEPKEGLDFFPLSCDYEEKLYAVGKIPGGFIKRESRPSEKATLTARLIDRPIRPLFPKGYHNDVQVIATVLSVDQDCPPDISAMIGSSIALSVSNIPFMGPTASVSVGMIDGKYIVNPTSEQKELSELELIVSGTKDAVMMIEAGANELTEAQILDAIMFAHEEIKKIVTFIEHIVSEVGKPKSEVIVKETDSELLAEVVSFLDTKLANAIKTVDKTERNENIKAISAEALDYFEEKYEGRSKEVNTILSKQIKVETRKMITSEGIRPDNRKLDEIRPISSEVGILPRTHGTGLFTRGETQVLTVTTLGDLRDAQRIDGLGEEDEKRYMHHYNFPPYSVGETRFMRGPSRREIGHGALVERALKPMIPCKEDFPYAIRLVSEVLACNGSSSQASVCGSTLSLMDAGVPIKGMVAGIAMGLIKEEGQIAILSDIQGMEDALGDMDLKVAGTENGITALQMDIKIAGIDRNIMETALAQAKIGRTHILNKMKEAITSPRTELSAYAPQVTKLKVHPDKVREVIGAGGKVINKIIDETGVKINIENDGTIYIAAPDQESARVALEMIELIVKDPVVGEVYTGKVIKIMDFGAFVEILPGKEGLVHISNLAHERVAKVADVLAEGDLIEVKLMEINPQGKIGLSRKALLPKPEKEAPKKIE from the coding sequence ATGATAAGAACTTTTGAAATGGAGCTTGGAGGCAGACCTTTTGTTGTTGAACTTGGTAAAGTAGCTGAGCTTGCCCAGGGATCTTGTATGATTAAATACGGAGATACCTTTGTTTTAGTTACGGCTTGTGCATCTAAGGAGCCTAAGGAAGGACTAGATTTCTTCCCATTGAGCTGTGATTACGAAGAAAAATTATATGCTGTTGGCAAAATACCCGGTGGCTTTATCAAAAGAGAAAGCAGACCTAGTGAAAAAGCAACATTAACTGCTAGGTTAATTGATAGACCCATTAGACCCCTTTTCCCAAAGGGATATCATAATGATGTCCAAGTGATTGCCACTGTTTTATCCGTAGACCAAGATTGTCCCCCTGATATTAGCGCAATGATCGGTTCTTCAATTGCCCTATCTGTCTCTAATATTCCATTTATGGGACCTACGGCTTCTGTTTCAGTTGGTATGATTGACGGTAAGTATATTGTAAACCCCACCAGCGAACAAAAAGAACTTAGTGAGCTAGAGCTCATCGTTTCTGGGACCAAGGATGCAGTGATGATGATCGAAGCCGGGGCCAATGAATTAACAGAGGCTCAAATCTTAGATGCCATTATGTTTGCCCATGAAGAAATCAAAAAAATAGTTACTTTTATCGAACACATTGTGTCAGAGGTAGGAAAACCTAAATCTGAAGTCATTGTTAAGGAAACAGACTCGGAGCTCTTGGCCGAGGTTGTAAGCTTCTTAGACACAAAATTAGCAAATGCCATTAAAACCGTTGATAAGACAGAGCGAAATGAAAATATCAAGGCTATTTCCGCTGAAGCCCTGGACTATTTTGAGGAAAAATACGAAGGTCGTTCAAAAGAAGTTAATACGATCCTGTCAAAACAAATTAAAGTAGAAACACGTAAAATGATTACTTCCGAGGGTATTCGCCCGGACAATCGTAAACTAGATGAGATCAGACCCATATCTAGCGAGGTAGGTATCTTACCAAGAACCCATGGTACAGGCTTATTCACCAGGGGTGAAACACAGGTATTAACGGTTACGACCCTAGGGGACTTAAGAGACGCACAACGGATTGATGGTCTCGGTGAAGAAGATGAAAAGCGATATATGCATCATTACAACTTCCCTCCCTATAGTGTTGGGGAGACTCGATTCATGAGGGGTCCAAGCAGAAGAGAAATTGGTCATGGTGCCTTAGTTGAAAGAGCGCTTAAACCAATGATTCCATGCAAAGAGGATTTTCCTTATGCCATTCGACTGGTTTCAGAAGTTCTTGCGTGCAATGGATCTTCTTCCCAGGCAAGTGTTTGTGGTAGCACCCTTTCCTTAATGGATGCCGGTGTGCCAATTAAAGGTATGGTAGCGGGAATCGCCATGGGACTGATTAAAGAGGAAGGCCAAATTGCCATCCTCTCTGACATCCAAGGGATGGAAGACGCCTTAGGAGACATGGACTTAAAGGTAGCAGGTACTGAAAATGGTATTACTGCCCTGCAAATGGATATTAAAATAGCAGGAATCGATAGAAACATTATGGAAACAGCCCTGGCCCAGGCTAAAATTGGAAGAACCCATATTTTAAATAAGATGAAGGAAGCCATTACCAGCCCTAGAACTGAATTATCTGCCTATGCCCCTCAGGTAACTAAGTTAAAAGTTCATCCTGACAAAGTCAGAGAAGTAATCGGTGCCGGTGGCAAGGTCATTAATAAGATTATTGATGAGACTGGTGTTAAGATTAATATTGAAAATGATGGGACAATCTATATCGCGGCACCGGATCAAGAATCTGCTAGAGTGGCATTAGAAATGATCGAACTCATCGTTAAAGACCCTGTTGTAGGCGAAGTGTACACAGGAAAAGTAATCAAAATCATGGATTTTGGTGCCTTCGTAGAAATATTACCGGGCAAAGAAGGATTAGTTCACATCTCTAATCTTGCCCATGAAAGAGTGGCTAAGGTAGCTGATGTCCTTGCTGAGGGTGACCTAATTGAAGTTAAATTAATGGAAATTAATCCCCAAGGAAAAATAGGCCTATCTCGAAAAGCGCTATTGCCAAAGCCAGAAAAAGAAGCACCAAAAAAAATTGAATAG
- a CDS encoding NUDIX domain-containing protein translates to MKLIKKLIHRDVKKLEGRIFERKAARGIILKDSNILLLYTKRYNDYSFPGGGVDPEEDLMTGLKRELAEEIGAKNIEVISEFGYIDEYRPHYKPEYDLIHMLSYFYVCKTDDFGDVDLEDYELANGMSSIWIDIHEAIKHNKEVIANQETSMGFSIERETLALERVAEMLL, encoded by the coding sequence TTGAAGTTAATCAAGAAACTAATCCATAGAGATGTAAAAAAACTAGAGGGAAGAATATTTGAAAGAAAGGCAGCTCGAGGAATTATTCTAAAGGATTCGAATATTCTCCTATTGTATACAAAAAGATATAACGATTATAGCTTTCCTGGTGGGGGGGTTGATCCTGAAGAAGATTTAATGACTGGTCTCAAAAGAGAGCTTGCTGAAGAAATCGGGGCTAAGAATATCGAAGTCATCAGTGAATTCGGATATATTGATGAATACAGACCTCATTATAAACCTGAGTATGATTTGATTCATATGCTATCATATTTCTATGTTTGCAAAACTGATGATTTTGGAGATGTAGATCTTGAAGATTATGAATTAGCAAATGGCATGTCTTCCATTTGGATTGATATCCACGAAGCCATTAAGCACAATAAAGAAGTCATTGCTAACCAAGAAACATCTATGGGATTTTCCATTGAAAGAGAGACATTAGCTTTAGAGAGAGTTGCAGAAATGTTGTTATAA
- a CDS encoding helix-turn-helix domain-containing protein has protein sequence MDQEYQKEDEIMTVSEVAKYLKISEVTTYKFVQEGKIQGFKVGRHWRVKRSDLVEFIERQKRDERI, from the coding sequence ATGGATCAGGAGTATCAAAAGGAAGATGAGATTATGACCGTAAGTGAGGTTGCTAAGTATTTGAAAATTAGTGAAGTAACAACCTATAAATTTGTTCAAGAAGGAAAAATTCAGGGATTTAAAGTAGGCAGACATTGGCGAGTGAAAAGAAGTGATTTAGTAGAATTTATTGAAAGGCAAAAAAGAGACGAAAGAATTTAA